From Virgibacillus natechei, the proteins below share one genomic window:
- a CDS encoding DUF1129 family protein, translating into MNAEELIQINNEKRKELTKENKEYYEDMLVYVRLSYDKSEQETEEILTELLDHLVEAQEEGTTAKDVFGQEPKKYADEIIGELPKMVTKERMQYFAMGVLYFLASIAFLNGIIKLFSYYVLDIEPLTETYYLGSLAFKTLLKIVVAFVLLYFVVKYIRWSSFKRINKVAEFLLSGLIGIIAMGVFMLVIFVTPDFGPTVQISFYVTLLLGIVLFFVARRVRKINS; encoded by the coding sequence ATGAATGCAGAAGAGTTGATTCAAATCAATAATGAAAAACGAAAAGAGCTAACGAAAGAAAACAAGGAGTATTATGAGGATATGCTGGTTTATGTGCGCCTCTCCTATGATAAATCCGAACAGGAAACGGAAGAAATTCTAACAGAATTACTAGATCATTTAGTGGAGGCACAGGAAGAAGGAACAACGGCGAAGGATGTATTTGGACAGGAGCCGAAGAAATATGCGGACGAAATAATTGGAGAACTTCCTAAAATGGTAACGAAGGAACGCATGCAGTATTTCGCAATGGGTGTGTTGTATTTTCTAGCTAGCATCGCTTTTCTCAACGGAATTATTAAACTGTTTAGTTATTATGTGCTTGATATAGAACCGTTAACAGAAACCTACTATTTGGGGTCCTTAGCCTTCAAAACCTTGCTAAAAATCGTTGTAGCATTTGTACTACTATATTTTGTTGTTAAATATATTCGCTGGTCTAGTTTTAAAAGGATTAATAAAGTAGCGGAATTCCTTTTGTCTGGTCTCATTGGTATTATTGCGATGGGTGTGTTTATGCTGGTTATCTTTGTCACACCTGACTTTGGCCCGACTGTGCAGATTTCGTTTTATGTAACATTACTGCTTGGAATTGTATTGTTTTTTGTAGCACGAAGGGTGAGAAAGATTAATAGTTAG
- a CDS encoding ribonucleotide-diphosphate reductase subunit beta, translated as MPRAMLEKAKTLEPRNPNKSTGLFGGKSSGILNWNDIAYPHWYKMYKRLVGNYWQADEVNMSSDVKQFSMLTESEQEAYLKIIGLLSTLDGPQTRTALLLSLYSTDASVQSIMAVMAQQEAVHNESYSYVLSSVVSLDEQNESFQLGRKDPVLLKRNENLIKQYNAFVEEPTIENILKTLVYTSLLEGMFFYSGFAFFYNLARHNKMVGTSTMISYINRDELEHGRFIGELFRATLGENPEYNTGEFTDWVYAHFQESVELEIEWSNYVLADVEGIDLEEMAGYIKYRANKMLRMMGLEEIYPQHVDNPMKWIRAYVDNFDGTKTDFFEQKSRQYTKTSDLNGFDDL; from the coding sequence ATGCCAAGAGCTATGCTTGAGAAAGCGAAAACGTTGGAACCGCGTAATCCAAATAAATCAACAGGTTTGTTTGGGGGTAAGTCGAGTGGAATTTTGAACTGGAATGATATAGCTTATCCACATTGGTATAAAATGTATAAGCGGCTTGTGGGTAATTACTGGCAGGCGGATGAAGTCAACATGTCCAGTGATGTGAAGCAGTTTTCTATGTTGACGGAATCGGAGCAGGAGGCCTATTTGAAAATAATTGGCTTGTTATCCACATTGGACGGGCCACAAACGAGGACGGCACTGCTATTATCCCTTTATTCAACTGATGCATCGGTACAATCGATTATGGCAGTCATGGCCCAGCAGGAAGCAGTGCATAATGAGAGCTACTCCTATGTCCTTTCATCCGTCGTATCGCTGGATGAGCAAAATGAATCCTTCCAGCTTGGGAGAAAAGACCCTGTGCTGCTGAAGCGAAATGAAAATCTGATCAAGCAATACAATGCGTTCGTTGAAGAACCAACGATAGAAAATATTCTGAAGACGCTTGTGTATACATCGTTGCTGGAGGGGATGTTCTTCTATTCCGGCTTTGCGTTTTTCTATAATTTAGCACGGCACAATAAGATGGTCGGTACATCAACAATGATCAGCTATATTAACCGTGATGAACTCGAGCACGGACGTTTTATCGGAGAACTTTTCCGTGCAACATTGGGTGAAAATCCGGAGTATAATACAGGTGAATTTACGGATTGGGTCTATGCCCATTTTCAGGAATCGGTTGAGCTGGAAATCGAGTGGTCAAACTATGTATTGGCAGATGTGGAAGGCATCGATCTTGAAGAAATGGCAGGCTATATCAAATACCGGGCAAATAAAATGCTTCGAATGATGGGACTGGAGGAAATTTATCCACAACATGTGGATAATCCAATGAAATGGATCCGTGCATATGTGGATAACTTTGACGGGACGAAAACGGATTTCTTTGAACAAAAGTCCAGGCAGTATACGAAGACAAGTGATTTGAATGGGTTTGATGATCTGTAG
- a CDS encoding flavodoxin, whose translation MRTLIAYLSYSGNTEEVANHIETKLKGENLSVDRHQIGIDAPVDPAFYDYIFLGTFTWDRGATPDEVKDFVLEVGYKPNHVAVFGTGDTQFGGDELFCRAVDKLARFYHSRWNGLKIEQSPRGSQEERIDEWVEGVLQDAKSYA comes from the coding sequence TTGAGGACCTTAATTGCTTATTTATCATATAGCGGAAATACGGAGGAAGTAGCGAATCATATTGAGACGAAACTAAAGGGCGAGAATCTATCTGTGGATCGGCATCAAATCGGTATCGATGCCCCAGTAGATCCCGCGTTTTATGATTATATTTTTCTCGGAACATTCACGTGGGATAGGGGTGCGACACCGGACGAGGTGAAAGATTTTGTCCTGGAAGTTGGTTATAAACCGAATCATGTTGCTGTATTCGGAACAGGGGATACTCAATTTGGCGGGGATGAATTATTTTGCAGGGCTGTGGATAAACTTGCGCGATTTTACCATAGCAGGTGGAATGGTTTGAAAATTGAACAATCCCCTCGAGGAAGTCAGGAAGAAAGAATAGATGAATGGGTAGAAGGAGTGTTGCAGGATGCCAAGAGCTATGCTTGA
- the gdhA gene encoding NADP-specific glutamate dehydrogenase — MKEKNSTNNKQIVQDYLNEVYETVVVRNPNEAEFHQAVSLIFKSLIPILEKYPIYMEKGILEQLIEPERVISFRVPWVDDEGKVNVNRGFRVQFNSALGPYKGGLRFHPSVNLSIVKFLGLQQIFKNSLTGQQIGGGKGGADFDPKGKSDNEIMRFCQSFMTELAKYIGPDTDIPAGDVGVGSKEIGYMFGQYKKMRSSFEAGVLTGKGLGYGGSLARKEATGYGTIYFVQAMLKDRGQSLDGSTVVVSGSGNVSIYAIEKAMQLGANVVACSDSNGYIYDENGIDLDTVKNIKEENNGRITEYIDKHPGATYVEGCTDIWNVPCDIALPCATQNEIDEDAAKKLVENGVKAVAEGANMPSATEAINVFLDNKILFGPAKAVNAGGVAVSSLEMSQNSMRMSWSFEEVDAKLQDIMQTIYENCVEASEAFDCPGDFVTGANIAGFKKVADAMLEQGVV, encoded by the coding sequence ATGAAAGAAAAAAACAGTACAAACAACAAGCAAATTGTCCAAGATTATTTAAATGAGGTATATGAAACTGTAGTAGTACGTAATCCTAACGAAGCGGAATTCCACCAAGCTGTATCCTTAATCTTCAAATCCCTTATCCCTATCCTAGAGAAATATCCCATCTACATGGAAAAAGGTATTCTAGAGCAACTGATTGAACCTGAGCGCGTCATTTCATTTCGTGTTCCGTGGGTGGACGATGAAGGAAAGGTAAATGTGAATCGGGGATTTCGAGTGCAGTTTAATAGTGCGCTTGGGCCATATAAAGGTGGGTTACGTTTTCATCCATCCGTTAATTTAAGTATTGTAAAGTTCCTTGGTCTGCAGCAGATTTTCAAGAATTCTCTTACAGGACAACAGATCGGCGGCGGTAAAGGCGGAGCTGATTTTGATCCTAAAGGTAAATCCGATAATGAAATCATGCGTTTTTGCCAAAGCTTTATGACGGAACTAGCAAAATATATCGGGCCAGATACAGACATACCTGCTGGTGATGTCGGTGTTGGTTCCAAAGAGATTGGCTATATGTTCGGCCAGTACAAAAAAATGCGGTCTAGCTTTGAAGCTGGTGTGTTAACTGGAAAAGGATTGGGCTATGGTGGTAGTCTAGCGAGAAAAGAAGCTACTGGATATGGCACGATTTATTTTGTGCAGGCCATGTTGAAAGACAGAGGACAATCGCTTGATGGCAGTACGGTCGTTGTATCAGGGTCAGGAAATGTATCAATCTATGCCATCGAAAAGGCTATGCAGCTGGGAGCGAACGTTGTGGCATGCAGTGACTCCAATGGCTATATTTATGATGAGAATGGTATTGACCTTGACACGGTAAAAAATATTAAAGAAGAGAATAATGGTCGTATTACTGAATATATTGATAAACATCCTGGCGCTACCTATGTTGAAGGTTGTACGGATATTTGGAACGTCCCCTGCGACATCGCACTCCCATGTGCTACTCAAAATGAGATTGATGAGGATGCAGCTAAGAAACTTGTCGAAAATGGGGTAAAAGCAGTTGCGGAAGGGGCAAATATGCCTTCAGCTACTGAAGCCATTAATGTGTTTTTAGACAATAAAATTCTATTCGGCCCAGCAAAGGCTGTAAATGCGGGTGGAGTTGCGGTTTCTTCTCTAGAAATGTCACAGAACAGCATGCGAATGTCTTGGAGTTTCGAGGAAGTCGATGCAAAATTACAGGACATTATGCAAACGATCTATGAAAACTGTGTAGAGGCTTCTGAAGCGTTTGACTGTCCAGGTGATTTCGTTACTGGTGCTAATATCGCAGGATTTAAAAAAGTTGCCGACGCAATGCTGGAACAGGGTGTCGTTTAA
- a CDS encoding ribonucleoside-diphosphate reductase subunit alpha, whose product MITEVASNEEQIVQIINEAAENLSINTTNYKEKSLKAIQPDTEPGKAAGILIKNALENVDEANTEWTYLASRIYVKELYRKAGENRQYASDMKYGNFYELINKLTEEGIYTSHLLDIYRKEEIDYFAEQINPKNDLLFDYLGLYSMATRYLATDHAKNTYELPQERWMIIAMHLMQDESESERTQLVTEAYWALSNLYMTVATPTLTNAGKTHGQLSSCFIDTVDDSLQSIYDSNTDIARLSKNGGGIGVYMGKIRSRGSSIKGFKGMSSGVVPWIKQLNNTAVSVDQLGTRKGAIAIYLDVWHMDIEPFLDLKLNNGDDRMRAHDIFTGVTLPDYFMEKVEKREDWYLFDPHEVREVMGYSLENFYDEEKGGGQWRRKYEECVQSDLLTKKSVPAIDLMKRIMKSQLESGTPFMFYRDEVNRQNSNPHNGMIYCSNLCTEITQNQSPSEFIEEFIENEDTIVKKYKTGDYVVCNLSSINLGKAVPDNVLERLIKIQVRMLDNVIDINTLPIKQTQLTNQKYRAIGLGTFGWHHLLALKNVKWESEESVTFADELYEKIAYLTIKNSMELSKEKGNYPAFEGSKWSDGSYFTQKGYTDDKWMALKEQVKENGMRNGYLMAVAPNSSTSMIAGSTASIDPIFKPFYNEEKKDFKIPTTAPDLNHQTYEIYRRSAYIVDQRWSVRQNAARQKHIDQSISFNIYVPNTIRASVLLDVHLQAWREGLKTTYYVRSTANEVEECEWCES is encoded by the coding sequence ATGATAACAGAGGTAGCTAGTAATGAGGAGCAAATCGTTCAAATCATAAATGAAGCAGCAGAAAATTTATCCATCAACACAACAAATTATAAAGAAAAATCACTAAAAGCAATCCAACCTGATACTGAGCCTGGAAAAGCGGCTGGAATTCTAATCAAAAACGCCCTTGAAAACGTGGATGAAGCCAATACAGAATGGACGTATCTGGCAAGCAGAATATATGTAAAAGAATTGTATCGGAAGGCGGGAGAAAATCGGCAATATGCTTCTGATATGAAGTATGGAAATTTTTATGAATTAATTAATAAGCTTACGGAAGAAGGTATTTACACCAGTCATTTACTAGATATATATAGGAAGGAGGAAATTGATTATTTTGCTGAACAAATTAATCCTAAAAATGACCTACTCTTTGACTATTTGGGGCTATACTCCATGGCAACGAGGTATTTGGCAACCGACCACGCGAAAAATACATATGAATTGCCACAGGAACGCTGGATGATTATCGCGATGCATCTCATGCAGGATGAGTCTGAATCTGAGCGTACGCAGCTTGTTACCGAAGCATATTGGGCTCTTAGCAACCTGTACATGACTGTCGCCACTCCAACGCTTACAAATGCCGGAAAAACGCATGGGCAGTTGTCCAGTTGCTTCATCGATACCGTGGATGACAGCTTGCAATCGATCTATGATAGTAATACCGACATTGCGCGACTCTCAAAAAACGGTGGAGGCATTGGCGTTTACATGGGCAAAATCCGTAGTCGAGGGAGCTCGATCAAGGGATTTAAAGGGATGTCTAGCGGTGTTGTGCCATGGATTAAACAGTTGAATAATACAGCGGTAAGTGTGGATCAACTTGGGACAAGAAAAGGTGCTATTGCGATCTATTTAGATGTATGGCATATGGATATTGAGCCGTTTCTTGATTTGAAATTAAATAACGGGGATGACCGCATGCGCGCCCATGATATATTTACCGGGGTTACGCTGCCGGATTACTTTATGGAAAAAGTAGAAAAACGCGAGGATTGGTATTTATTTGATCCGCATGAAGTGAGAGAAGTAATGGGCTATTCGCTGGAAAACTTTTATGATGAGGAAAAAGGGGGCGGACAGTGGCGCAGGAAGTATGAGGAATGCGTGCAATCGGATCTCCTAACTAAAAAAAGCGTTCCGGCAATTGATCTCATGAAACGAATCATGAAGTCACAGCTCGAATCCGGGACACCATTCATGTTTTACCGTGATGAGGTGAATCGACAGAACAGCAATCCGCATAACGGAATGATCTATTGTTCCAATCTATGTACGGAAATCACACAGAATCAATCACCAAGCGAATTTATCGAGGAATTTATTGAAAATGAAGATACGATCGTTAAAAAGTATAAAACAGGTGACTATGTTGTTTGTAACTTGAGCTCAATTAATCTAGGAAAAGCTGTTCCTGATAATGTACTAGAACGACTGATCAAAATTCAGGTACGTATGCTGGATAATGTGATCGACATTAACACGTTGCCGATTAAGCAAACGCAATTAACCAATCAGAAATACCGTGCAATTGGACTTGGAACCTTTGGCTGGCATCATCTATTAGCCTTGAAAAATGTAAAATGGGAAAGCGAAGAATCCGTTACATTTGCGGATGAATTGTATGAAAAAATCGCCTATTTGACGATAAAAAACAGCATGGAATTAAGTAAGGAAAAAGGGAACTATCCGGCGTTTGAAGGCAGCAAATGGAGTGATGGAAGTTATTTTACACAGAAAGGGTATACCGATGATAAATGGATGGCTTTAAAAGAACAAGTGAAAGAAAATGGGATGCGCAATGGTTATTTAATGGCGGTGGCACCTAACTCGAGCACCTCCATGATTGCTGGGTCAACAGCAAGTATCGATCCTATTTTTAAGCCTTTTTACAATGAGGAAAAGAAGGATTTTAAAATACCAACAACCGCACCTGATTTGAATCATCAAACATACGAGATCTACCGTCGTTCTGCTTACATTGTCGATCAGCGCTGGTCGGTAAGGCAAAATGCGGCACGTCAAAAGCATATCGATCAAAGTATTTCGTTTAATATTTATGTACCGAACACAATCCGAGCCTCTGTACTTTTGGATGTCCATCTGCAGGCATGGAGGGAAGGATTGAAGACGACGTATTATGTTCGTTCAACAGCAAATGAAGTCGAAGAATGTGAGTGGTGTGAAAGTTGA
- a CDS encoding PadR family transcriptional regulator translates to MSIRSQLLKGILEGCILAVVERQTVYGYELSLKLQDYGLSVSEGSIYPILLRLQKEKLIRGEMKKSSTGPNRKYYYLTDEGAEALDDFKVNWEGLKAPVDRLLHKEG, encoded by the coding sequence TTGTCGATACGAAGTCAGTTGTTAAAAGGAATATTGGAGGGTTGCATTCTCGCGGTAGTCGAACGTCAGACTGTATACGGTTATGAATTATCGTTGAAGCTTCAGGATTACGGACTTTCTGTTAGTGAAGGATCCATTTATCCCATTTTGTTACGGCTGCAAAAAGAAAAGCTGATTAGGGGAGAAATGAAAAAGTCATCGACCGGTCCAAACCGGAAGTATTACTATCTGACAGATGAGGGCGCAGAGGCTCTAGATGACTTTAAAGTAAACTGGGAAGGGCTCAAGGCGCCGGTAGACCGTTTATTACATAAGGAGGGATAG
- a CDS encoding DUF421 domain-containing protein, translating into MEFDWIWKAVAIIIGGTFILRMAGRKSISQMTLTQTVIMIGIGSLFIQPVAGENIWVTFGVGAILVMTLFILEVLQVKVDFIETLITGKSKIVIENGVLQEKELKKLRITADQLEMKLRQQSVARISDVQWATLEPNGQVGYTLKPEAQAVTKKELQQLKNTVQETLDQIELHMELPNPNQQNQVNNQPLASSEQEDLFAEVKRKTHKNVPPKHLR; encoded by the coding sequence ATGGAATTTGATTGGATTTGGAAGGCTGTAGCTATTATTATAGGTGGAACATTTATTTTACGAATGGCTGGAAGGAAGTCTATTTCGCAAATGACGCTTACACAAACCGTTATTATGATTGGGATTGGTTCTTTGTTTATTCAGCCGGTTGCGGGGGAAAATATCTGGGTGACATTTGGTGTTGGTGCAATTCTAGTCATGACTCTATTCATCCTTGAGGTCCTGCAAGTCAAAGTGGATTTTATTGAAACCTTAATTACCGGCAAGTCAAAAATTGTAATAGAAAATGGCGTATTACAGGAGAAAGAATTAAAGAAACTAAGAATAACGGCGGATCAGCTGGAGATGAAATTACGTCAACAAAGTGTGGCACGTATAAGTGATGTGCAATGGGCGACACTCGAGCCAAATGGACAAGTAGGTTATACATTAAAACCGGAAGCACAGGCTGTGACGAAGAAAGAATTACAGCAACTGAAAAATACAGTCCAGGAAACGCTCGACCAAATCGAACTTCATATGGAACTTCCAAACCCAAATCAACAGAATCAAGTAAATAATCAACCCCTTGCTTCAAGTGAACAGGAAGATTTATTTGCAGAAGTAAAGCGAAAAACGCATAAAAATGTACCACCAAAACATTTAAGGTAA
- a CDS encoding BCCT family transporter — MNTKLIDWPTFIGALVVLLSVTIPLILFPEAGAEVINMANTFMTGNFGVLYMIMGLLAFVFLIYVAFSKNGKIKLGNKDDEKEFGNLSWAGMLFAAGIGSSILYWAMIEWAYYYQGPPFGVTPESNEAIEWASTYGIFHWGPIAWAIYTLPALPIAYFYYVRKKPVLKISEAVRPVLGKLVDGPLGVIIDVLFIFGLMGGAGTTLALGTPMIAEGVHHLTGIPVTLGLQAGIMLLCTLIFAVSAYSGLRKGIKVLSDINLWLALFILLFIFVFGPTIFISDTTLSSIGTLADNFFRMATWLEPLGNLAGFTQTGFPESWTVFYWAWWLVYAPFVGLFVARISRGRTIQEMIFGTMIYGTIGSILFFGIMGNFGLYLQLSGTFDVISHMDEFGAPAAIIAIVNQLPMGSIMVGLFTILAIIFLATTFDSSSFILASVVQKEIQSEPMRWNRLFWAFTLCFLPLVLLFIGGLETLQTASIVAGFPIIFIMALLAWSFMKASSTDIKETNNYKSPTIHINRKEKK; from the coding sequence ATGAATACAAAATTAATTGATTGGCCCACATTTATTGGGGCATTAGTTGTTTTATTAAGTGTAACCATTCCTCTTATTTTATTCCCAGAGGCTGGTGCTGAAGTTATCAACATGGCCAATACGTTTATGACCGGAAACTTCGGTGTTCTATATATGATAATGGGCTTATTAGCATTCGTCTTTCTTATTTATGTAGCCTTTAGCAAGAATGGGAAAATTAAATTAGGTAACAAAGACGATGAAAAGGAATTCGGTAACCTTTCATGGGCTGGAATGTTGTTCGCAGCTGGCATTGGCTCCAGTATCCTATACTGGGCAATGATCGAGTGGGCCTACTATTATCAAGGTCCACCATTTGGTGTTACGCCAGAATCGAATGAAGCGATCGAATGGGCGTCTACATATGGCATTTTCCATTGGGGGCCAATCGCATGGGCGATTTATACATTACCTGCATTACCGATTGCTTATTTTTATTATGTGCGAAAGAAGCCGGTACTTAAGATTAGTGAAGCAGTACGACCCGTATTAGGAAAACTTGTTGATGGACCGCTTGGTGTGATTATTGATGTTTTGTTCATATTTGGATTAATGGGCGGGGCTGGGACGACGTTAGCACTTGGAACACCGATGATCGCAGAAGGTGTCCATCATTTAACAGGAATACCAGTGACACTTGGCCTTCAAGCAGGGATCATGCTATTATGCACACTCATATTTGCCGTTAGTGCGTATTCTGGTTTGCGAAAAGGGATTAAAGTGTTAAGTGATATTAATTTATGGTTAGCGCTTTTTATTCTACTCTTTATCTTCGTATTTGGACCTACTATTTTCATTAGTGATACAACACTTTCAAGTATTGGAACCCTTGCTGATAACTTTTTTCGAATGGCTACATGGCTTGAACCACTTGGCAATCTAGCCGGATTTACGCAGACAGGTTTTCCAGAATCATGGACCGTTTTCTACTGGGCATGGTGGCTTGTCTATGCACCCTTTGTTGGGCTATTTGTCGCACGTATTTCCCGAGGGCGCACCATCCAGGAGATGATCTTTGGGACCATGATTTATGGAACGATCGGCAGTATATTGTTCTTTGGAATTATGGGTAACTTTGGGCTATATTTACAGCTGTCAGGGACGTTTGATGTTATTAGTCATATGGATGAATTCGGTGCGCCTGCCGCTATCATAGCCATAGTGAACCAATTACCGATGGGGAGTATTATGGTAGGTCTATTCACCATCCTTGCTATCATATTTTTGGCAACAACATTCGATTCTTCATCGTTCATTCTTGCTTCAGTTGTGCAAAAAGAAATTCAAAGCGAACCAATGCGCTGGAATCGACTGTTCTGGGCATTTACATTATGTTTTTTGCCATTGGTTCTTCTATTTATTGGAGGCTTAGAAACACTCCAGACGGCAAGTATCGTTGCCGGTTTTCCGATTATATTTATCATGGCCTTACTTGCTTGGTCCTTCATGAAAGCATCCAGTACGGATATCAAAGAAACCAATAATTACAAATCACCAACGATCCATATTAACCGTAAAGAAAAGAAGTAA
- a CDS encoding Mur ligase family protein, with translation MKLNQLIKSIPLLNNPTSTNIEIAGVSYHSQEVTEGHLFVCIRGYKTDGHNYLADAAKRGAKVAIVEEIQEDVAIPQFLVENSRVALARLGAAYYDQPSTKMKMIGITATNGKTTTSYMANAILEKEALKTGLIGTVSIKNGDTSIPSELTTPESLDLQYFLNEMVHNDVSHVSMEVSSAALEMYRVEAVDYDIVALNNISQEHVDTHGSFEKYFEVKSSLIRNASENSHAVLNLDDTYSASLVDQTQAQVISFGINNEKGTIRCKDLDLSSGRAKFTFEILKPFKVDDIEYQPTQFDVELGVPGLHSVYNSMTAIIIGLLNGVSIQTIQDAMKEFNGVPRRFEFIYEDKFKVVDDHFANPGNINVTLQTLNFMNYNKLHVVYAIRGQRGAAINRENAEVLAGWAAELGLSEIIATKSIAHTTGKDKVTEAELDAFMDVMAEANIEVHLYDELPDAVEDSLHRAIDDDLILLAGCQGMDYGAGVVLDKIHQADVKVK, from the coding sequence ATGAAATTAAATCAATTAATCAAATCAATTCCATTATTAAATAATCCAACATCAACAAATATTGAAATAGCAGGTGTTTCTTATCATTCACAGGAAGTGACAGAAGGCCATCTATTTGTCTGTATCAGGGGCTATAAGACGGATGGCCATAATTACCTTGCTGACGCAGCTAAAAGGGGTGCCAAAGTTGCCATCGTAGAAGAAATTCAGGAGGATGTAGCTATACCGCAATTCCTTGTCGAAAATAGTAGAGTGGCATTAGCACGACTTGGTGCTGCCTATTACGACCAACCTTCGACGAAAATGAAAATGATTGGAATTACAGCTACGAATGGAAAGACGACAACTTCCTATATGGCGAATGCTATTCTGGAAAAGGAAGCACTTAAAACCGGGTTAATTGGAACAGTCTCCATTAAAAACGGGGATACTTCCATCCCATCAGAACTGACAACCCCTGAATCATTGGACTTACAATACTTTTTAAATGAGATGGTACATAACGATGTTTCCCATGTAAGCATGGAAGTTTCTTCTGCTGCGCTTGAAATGTATCGTGTGGAAGCAGTTGATTATGACATTGTTGCCCTAAATAACATCAGTCAGGAACACGTTGATACACATGGTTCCTTTGAAAAATATTTTGAGGTGAAATCCAGTCTCATTAGAAATGCATCTGAAAATAGCCATGCCGTATTGAACCTCGATGACACCTACTCAGCTTCACTTGTTGACCAAACACAAGCCCAAGTAATCTCTTTTGGAATTAACAATGAGAAGGGAACAATAAGGTGCAAGGATTTGGATCTATCTTCTGGAAGAGCAAAATTCACATTTGAGATATTAAAACCCTTTAAAGTGGATGATATAGAATATCAGCCTACTCAGTTTGACGTAGAATTGGGCGTTCCTGGGCTCCACTCGGTCTATAATTCGATGACAGCAATTATCATTGGCTTGCTTAATGGTGTTTCCATTCAAACGATCCAGGATGCGATGAAGGAGTTTAATGGTGTTCCAAGAAGGTTTGAATTTATATACGAAGACAAATTCAAGGTTGTAGATGATCACTTTGCGAATCCTGGAAACATTAATGTAACCTTGCAAACACTGAACTTTATGAATTATAATAAACTTCACGTTGTATATGCGATTCGAGGACAAAGAGGTGCAGCGATTAATAGGGAGAATGCAGAAGTCCTCGCTGGATGGGCAGCTGAGCTTGGGTTAAGTGAAATAATCGCAACAAAAAGCATCGCTCATACAACTGGAAAAGATAAAGTTACAGAGGCGGAATTGGATGCATTTATGGATGTCATGGCCGAAGCGAATATAGAAGTTCATTTGTATGATGAATTACCTGATGCGGTAGAGGACTCGCTACATAGAGCAATAGATGATGACCTTATTTTATTAGCAGGTTGCCAAGGGATGGATTATGGTGCAGGCGTTGTGCTGGATAAAATCCATCAAGCAGATGTGAAAGTGAAATAA